From a region of the Coffea arabica cultivar ET-39 chromosome 3e, Coffea Arabica ET-39 HiFi, whole genome shotgun sequence genome:
- the LOC113736480 gene encoding auxin-induced protein PCNT115-like, translated as MASSVVEEVKVPRIKLGSHGFEVSAQGLGCLGMSAFYGPPKPEPDMIKVIHYAISRGITHLDTSDFYGPHTNELLLGKALKEGIRQKVELATKFGIRPVDGKLEICGDPAYVRAACEGSLKRLGVDSIDLYYQHRIDTSLPIEVTIGELKKLVEEGKIKYIGLSEASASTIKRAHAVHPITAVQLEWSLWTRDVEEEIIPTCRELGIGIVAYSPLARGFFSSGPTLIENFSEGDFRKNLPRFQSENMEHNKNMYERVNVIASKKGCTPSQLALAWVHHQGNDVCPIPGTTKIENLNQNIGALSLKLSADDMAELESIASAGIKGDRLPPGFDSWKTSDTPPLSTWKAT; from the exons ATGGCATCGTCAGTAGTAGAAGAAGTGAAAGTGCCAAGAATCAAGCTGGGCTCGCACGGTTTTGAAGTTTCAGCTCAGGGATTGGGTTGCCTGGGGATGTCAGCCTTCTACGGGCCGCCAAAGCCCGAGCCCGACATGATCAAAGTTATTCACTATGCTATCAGCAGAGGCATCACTCATCTTGACACCTCCGATTTTTATGGACCCCATACCAATGAATTACTTCTCGGGAAG GCTTTGAAGGAAGGAATACGACAGAAAGTGGAGCTAGCAACAAAGTTTGGAATTAGACCTGTGGATGGAAAGCTGGAGATTTGTGGTGATCCAGCATATGTAAGGGCTGCTTGTGAGGGTAGCttgaaaagacttggagttgaCAGCATTGATCTCTACTATCAGCATCGCATCGATACAAGTCTGCCCATCGAAGTCACG atagGAGAACTTAAAAAACTGGTTGAAGAGGGTAAAATCAAGTATATAGGTCTATCTGAGGCCTCAGCTTCAACAATCAAAAGAGCACATGCTGTTCATCCAATAACGGCTGTACAGTTGGAGTGGTCATTGTGGACAAGAGATGTAGAGGAAGAGATTATTCCTACTTGCAG AGAACTTGGCATAGGAATTGTAGCATACAGTCCACTTGCACGAGGATTCTTCTCATCAGGTCCAACGCtgattgagaatttttctgaaGGTGATTTCCGTAAG AATTTGCCGAGGTTTCAATCAGAGAATATGGAGCATAACAAGAACATGTACGAGCGTGTCAATGTCATTGCTTCAAAGAAGGGTTGTACCCCATCACAGCTAGCATTGGCCTGGGTGCATCATCAGGGAAACGATGTTTGTCCCATTCCTGGCACTACCAAGATTGAAAACCTCAATCAGAATATAGGAGCTTTGTCTTTAAAACTGTCTGCAGATGATATGGCTGAACTGGAAAGCATTGCTTCAGCTGGAATCAAGGGTGACAGACTTCCCCCTGGCTTTGATAGTTGGAAAACCTCCGATACTCCACCTCTGTCAACGTGGAAGGCCACATGA